The Bartonella sp. HY328 genome contains the following window.
GGCTTATGGTTTTGGTTGCTGCCTTGGTGCTAAGTGTTGGTTTTGGTCTTATTGGCACATGGCGTATTTTGGGGCAAAAACCATCGCGTTGGCTGCGTGAATTGTGATCTTATAGTTAATAAAACATGTTATAAAACTCAAGTGGAAGTAAGCGTGACTTATTAGCTTGCTATCACTTGAAGCAGAAGAACGTAGCAGCACAAATTATCAAAAATTTTTTCTTTTTACTTTTGCACTGTTCATTTTCTTGCAAATATTAATAATTTTAGCAAGCAAGCTGTGAAAAGCTGCAAATCTATGCCCAACTTGCTAAGAAGGCCTTTGCCTTTATTGTTAACACCTGCTAAATCGCTTCTATGACGACAAAACTTGACCATATTCGAAATTTTTCCATCGTGGCGCATATCGACCACGGCAAATCAACATTGGCCGACCGCCTCATTCAATTGACTGGCGGTCTGGATACGCGCGAGATGAAGGATCAGGTGCTTGATTCTATGGATATCGAGCGCGAGCGTGGCATTACCATTAAGGCGCAAACCGTGCGTTTGCATTATAAGGCCAAAAATGGTGAAGACTATGTTTTCAATCTCATTGATACGCCCGGTCACGTTGACTTTGCCTATGAGGTATCGCGCTCATTATCGGCTTGTGAAGGCTCGCTTTTGGTAGTTGATGCTTCGCAAGGCGTGGAAGCGCAAACCCTTGCTAATGTTTATCAGGCCATTGATAATAACCATGAATTGGTCGTTGTTTTAAATAAGATTGATTTGCCCGCAGCTGAACCAGAGCGCGTTAAAGAGCAGATCGAAGAAGTGATTGGCATTGATGCCAGTGATGCGGTGGAAATTTCTGCTAAAACGGGTCTTGGCATTGCCGATGTTTTGGAAGCAATTGCAACAAGATTACCGCCCCCACGGGAAGGTGATGCAACCAAGCCGCTAAAAGCCATGTTGGTTGACAGCTGGTATGATGCCTATCTTGGCGTTATTGTGCTTGTGCGGGTTATTGATGGTGTTTTGAAAAAAGGCCAAACCATCCGTATGATGGATACTGGCGCAAAATATCCGGTTGAGCGTGTGGGCGTGTTTACCCCAAAAATGTTGGCAATGGATGAATTGGGGCCGGGTGAAATCGGCTTTATCACTGCGTCCATCAAGGAAGTTGCTGATACGCGCGTTGGCGATACCATTACTGAAGATCGCCGCCCTTGCGAAGATGCACTGCCGGGCTTTAAACCTGCGCAACCTGTTGTTTTCTGTGGTCTATTCCCTGTTGATGCGGCCGATTTTGAAGATTTGCGCGGCGCAATGGGTAAA
Protein-coding sequences here:
- the lepA gene encoding translation elongation factor 4 — encoded protein: MTTKLDHIRNFSIVAHIDHGKSTLADRLIQLTGGLDTREMKDQVLDSMDIERERGITIKAQTVRLHYKAKNGEDYVFNLIDTPGHVDFAYEVSRSLSACEGSLLVVDASQGVEAQTLANVYQAIDNNHELVVVLNKIDLPAAEPERVKEQIEEVIGIDASDAVEISAKTGLGIADVLEAIATRLPPPREGDATKPLKAMLVDSWYDAYLGVIVLVRVIDGVLKKGQTIRMMDTGAKYPVERVGVFTPKMLAMDELGPGEIGFITASIKEVADTRVGDTITEDRRPCEDALPGFKPAQPVVFCGLFPVDAADFEDLRGAMGKLRLNDASFSFEMETSAALGFGFRCGFLGLLHLEIIQERLEREFNLDLIATAPSVVYRMNMLDGSQKELHNPADMPDIIKITSIEEPWIKATILTPDEYLGAILKLCQDRRGIQVDLSYVGTRAMVTYDLPLNEVVFDFYDRLKSISKGYASFDYQITDYREGDLVKMSILVNAEPVDALSMLVHRTAAEKRGRVMCEKLKDLIPQHMFQIPIQAAIGGKIIARETIRALRKDVTAKCYGGDVSRKRKLLDKQKEGKKRMRQFGKVEIPQEAFIQALKMGDN